In the Candidatus Neomarinimicrobiota bacterium genome, one interval contains:
- a CDS encoding periplasmic heavy metal sensor, whose translation MKKVKLNKRMGLGLLILALVLGIAACGTHRGPHHMDQAKMMKRITRKLDLNEMQQGKLQVVLENASTFKAGMLANHTELRGSLNENFRAAQLDVDVLNTQFDEIESEFSAFRKAMISDYAEFHASLDDSQREKLASKFEKMSERH comes from the coding sequence ATGAAAAAAGTAAAACTGAATAAAAGAATGGGACTGGGTCTACTCATTTTAGCACTTGTTCTGGGTATTGCAGCCTGTGGCACCCATCGTGGTCCACATCACATGGATCAAGCCAAAATGATGAAACGGATTACCAGGAAACTCGATCTGAACGAGATGCAGCAGGGAAAACTTCAGGTAGTCCTTGAAAATGCGTCAACCTTCAAAGCTGGTATGCTGGCAAATCACACAGAGCTAAGAGGTTCACTGAATGAAAATTTCAGGGCAGCCCAATTGGATGTTGATGTGCTAAACACACAGTTCGATGAGATTGAATCAGAATTTAGCGCTTTTCGCAAGGCCATGATCTCTGATTATGCTGAATTTCACGCCAGTCTCGATGACTCGCAGCGGGAAAAATTGGCTTCCAAATTTGAGAAGATGAGTGAACGACATTAA